The following DNA comes from Gadus chalcogrammus isolate NIFS_2021 chromosome 12, NIFS_Gcha_1.0, whole genome shotgun sequence.
acaTTTTAAAAACAGCTTGCAAaggccaatcacactcacacctggtggtataatatgtctcctttaacgtGTTTGAAGTACTTTAATTGTACGTATCAATGCCCAGATCACCCGCAAGTTCCGGGACGAGCCCAAGCCGCGCTTCGGCCTGCTGCGGGGCCGGGAGTTCTACATGAAGGACATGTACTCCTTCGACGTCAGTGAGGAGGCGGCGCGCCACACCTACGACTCGGTGTGCCAGGCCTACGGCCGGCTGTTCTCCCGCCTGGGCCTGCGCTGCCTGCGGGTGCAGGCCGACGCGGGGAACATCGGCGGCACGCTCTCCCACGAGTTCCAGCTGCCGGCCGACATCGGCGAGGACCGGCTGCTGGTCTGCGGCGGCTGCTCCTTCGCCGCCAACGAGGAGACCCTGGCGCCCGGCGAGACGGACTGCCCGCGGTGCCCCGCCGGCCCGCTGGCCGAGTCCAAGGGGATAGAGGTGGGGCACACCTTTTACCTGGGCGCCAAGTACTCCCGGGTGTTCAACGCCACCTTCAGCAACCACCAGAACCGGCCCGTGGTGAGTGAAATGGGCTGCTACGGCCTGGGCGTGACGCGCATCCTGGCGGCGGCCGTGGAGGTGATGTCCACGGAGGAGGCCATCCGCTGGCCCGGGCTGCTGGCGCCGTACCAGGTGTGCGTCGTACCGCCCAAGAAGGGGAGCAAGGGGTCCGAGGAGGGAGCGGCTCAAACGGAGGGACTGGTGCACGCGCTGCAAGGGGGGCTGCCCCGTctgaggggggaggtggtgctggaCGACCGCGCCCAGATGACCATCGGCAGGAGGCTGAAGGACGCCGTGCGGCTGGGCTACCCGTACGTGGTGGTGGTCGGGCAGGGCGCCCAAGAGGAGACGCCGCGGTTTGAGGTGATCTGTCAGCAAACGGACGAGACTATGTTTCTCAGTAAAGACCAACTGGTTGATCTTCTGGGCAGGGTGGAAACTGTATGATGATGTTGAAAGGATTGAAGACAATTgaaaatgatgtgtgtgtacatgtgtattaTTAAGAATCATATATTGTGAATAAATGGGGTTATAGGTGGATCAAACTGGTTTTGTGTGATGGTTGAACATTGACACGGCTGTGCAATTATATTACTCATAGTTCTAGCaccatacatttacattttaatttagggcatttagcagccgctttatccaaagcgacttgcataaGAACATTTGTTAGAAGCATACCTGTTTGGCCTTAAgcattgacaatttcaactcaGCTATGGTCAATTGATTTGTCGCGAAAGGTCCAGTTATGTCATTGGCTTGCCATTATGCTTTTTAGGTGTCATGGTGACTCGCATTTTTTCCCCCTTGTTGCTATTCATTACATCCTCCGATTTGGTGAGATACTTGAACAAACGTTCAGCCTTTTTGACCGATACTCTATCCCTCTCATGTTCATAAATGTCTTCTTCGCTAGTAGTGCTGATATTATTAGAATTTTTAGAAGAATATAATGTGCGTTATGAGTCTGACAAATGTAGAGCGATGGATGCGGAACTTATGACGTGCGAAAGGTTTCTGGTCGGAGCGTTATAACCTAGTGTCGTTCCCTCCACATGGTAGTGCGCTCATCGTCTGTCACCGATAGTAAACAAGTAGCAACCCCTGGAGAACTCTCTCAGTCCCTGTCAAGTAAGTATGATAATAACTAATCTGCCGCTTTTACCCTTTAATTTGATTATAAGTCCATTCTGCAAACCAACTGCTGACGGCTCATTTTGTTTCTAAAGTTGATCAGAGATGACTTCGGCCGGCGACAGCGATGATGACTGGGATGAGTTTATGGACAAATTTACGGAAGAAAGATACAAAAATGGTTTTAGCGAAGACAATTGGGAAGAGGTAACTTCAAAAAACATAGTATATACACAAAACGTTTCTGTTTGTAACGTCGGTAACGCTGGATGTGGTGTTTTGGCTTTATTGTCCTGCTAATTCTCGTCATGTTATTTTACCTTTCGTAGGAGATGGAGAAAATACCATTGTTCATGACGAAAGCCCCAGAAGAAATTGACCCTAAAACGCATCCGCAATTGGCTTGTCTTCAGGCCCTTATCCACGATGAAGACAGGACTCCCGAGGGTCAGTGGATGGACAGTTACAAAGGTTCATTTGATGGCATTGAGTCCTTCCTGTTCGGGATTGGTCTGATATATTTTATTCTCTTCAGAAAAAGCAGTCAGTCTGAAAAATGAAGGAAACGCATATTTTCAAGAGAAAAAATATGAAAAGGCAGTGGTGGCATACACAGAAGGTTTGAAGGTGAACTGGGAAGACCAGGTCAACAACACTGTTCTACTCACCAATCGAGCTGCTGCACAATATTATCTCGGTATGGGTTTTCGTTTGACATTTTTTCTTACCATACATGGCATTTAGCTATGTTGTACATTTGAAATGTTGATGGATGACAATCGGaaaatgtgtgattgtgtttcagGAGATAATGTCATATGTTTTTTATCTCACAGGTAACATGCGCTCTGCCTTGAAAGATTCATGTGCTGCACTGAAGATCAAACCAGACCATCTTAAAGCATTGATCAGAGGTTTGTCATATTCAAATTGTTTCTGTCTGCTGACAAACAATAGTTCCACTTGCTGGAGGGTGCACTATTACAATTTTCAACTGGTCGTAAAAGCTCATTAATAGCAAACCTGTTTAAtacaaaagagaaagaaatgcaCCAGAAACTATACAATGAGTGCCAAGTATTTATTCTCCTGTTCTTCAGGAGCTCAGTGTTGCATGGAGATTCGTAGCTTTCCAGAGGCCATCCGGTGGTGCGACAGGGGGCTCAAGATGCACCCTGGTGATAAAAAGCTAACAGAGTTGAGGTCGGCAGCAGACAAACACAAGGTATGGCCGTTGATGGGTTAATGTTTATTCCGGGGGTGGGACTGAGGGCCAATTGgttttgtagggggggggggggtcaaaggcACATTTAAGATTTACACTAAGATATTTGTAAGTTGCCGTTCGCCTGTTTTACCCAGATTCAGATGAGTAGCATTTGCTTTGATTAAGTCTAGTTGGAGTTACCGTGGCAACGCATCACAGGTAGCCTTGTCATCACAGCAAGTCTAGTGACTCTAGTGACCGGCTACTTTCGCATTGCATTTGTATTGTCTTCTGTAAATACTAAAATCTGATTATGTGAATCCTCTCATCCGTCTGGGtttcagagagaggcagagagggatgCCCGGAAAGCAATggccaaagaaaaaaaggagCAAGGCGAAAGACAAAGACTACTATCAGCCATGACAGTAAGATTTCAGTTTGCATGTCATCATGAACATGAATGAATATGTGCCATTCTCAATAGGTTTGAGGTTGTCAGGGAACCTGACAACCTAAACCTAATGGCACATATTCATTCATACTTTTGCCTACTTTGCTTCTTCCTGTGTGATGGACAGTACTAACTTTTAGTGTTgactcgttcgttcgcgaaccggttcgaatgaacgagtctttagaacgaacgaaccgaaccggttcgtctctctcTAGTTTctggtagcactaactccactgagtctgactgactcagctgaggaCCGTGctatggcgtgcattccatgatgcgattcaccgttaccggaaactaggctgaatcgcgaactactcctccacgttcagtcgagtttccggtgaatcgattcaccggaaactctgaactgggaggagtcgttcacgaatcgtatgttcgttcagcctggtttccggtagcggtaaatcgcatcatggaatggaccccattgcacggttctcagctgagtcagtcagactcagtggagttagggctaccggaaactcgactgaacaaaCGAACGATTCGCAAACGAATCttcgtggcgaactgaatcacgcaaactgggtcacggaaacgaatcattaaatccaccactactAAATTTTGGCTCTTTTGGAACCCACCACTCTTAGGAGCGCGGCATCAAGCTCCGCCTGCCAAAGAGGCGTGGCtctgacgacgacgacgaggagcAGGGTCAGGGGCCAGCTCTGGACCAACTCACCCAGGACGCCACCGGGGCCCGCGTGTTCCTGGACGACCAGGGCGCCCTGAACTggcccgtcctcctcctctacccagAACACCAGCAAAGTGACTTCATATCAGCCTTCTGCGAGGCCTCATGGTACCTACTTTTTCTCCTTGTTTCTCCGCTTCCAGCTGCCCAGGCTAATAGCTCACGCTGGAGGCGGTGGCACAGTCCAGGTAGAACGCTGCAGCAGTAGGGGTCGGAATAGTCCAACTGTTGCACCGATATGCAATGCTGTATACTTGGTTGGAATTCCCCATAACAAGGCTTTCATTTAATTAATGAACAAATACAATACTTAATATAGAGACGATTAACAGGCCGACATATCTCTAGAAACAATAAATACCGGAAATATAAATGACTAGTTCTTGGATTAAGT
Coding sequences within:
- the pars2 gene encoding probable proline--tRNA ligase, mitochondrial, whose protein sequence is MEPLMHQLGQRIIRCAPRTLICRKYTHGNGNGADHPSTGSSHTTPVLLVSRLYQPANLREVGQETRQAGEMTCKSQRLMQQAGLIHPSNPGCYYYLPATVRAMEKLVRLIDQEMQGIGGQKLDMPSLCSAELWRSSERWDLMGKELFRLQDRHGVDYCLGPTHEEAVTTLVAHQASLSYRQLPILLYQITRKFRDEPKPRFGLLRGREFYMKDMYSFDVSEEAARHTYDSVCQAYGRLFSRLGLRCLRVQADAGNIGGTLSHEFQLPADIGEDRLLVCGGCSFAANEETLAPGETDCPRCPAGPLAESKGIEVGHTFYLGAKYSRVFNATFSNHQNRPVVSEMGCYGLGVTRILAAAVEVMSTEEAIRWPGLLAPYQVCVVPPKKGSKGSEEGAAQTEGLVHALQGGLPRLRGEVVLDDRAQMTIGRRLKDAVRLGYPYVVVVGQGAQEETPRFEVICQQTDETMFLSKDQLVDLLGRVETV
- the ttc4 gene encoding tetratricopeptide repeat protein 4, with the translated sequence MTSAGDSDDDWDEFMDKFTEERYKNGFSEDNWEEEMEKIPLFMTKAPEEIDPKTHPQLACLQALIHDEDRTPEEKAVSLKNEGNAYFQEKKYEKAVVAYTEGLKVNWEDQVNNTVLLTNRAAAQYYLGNMRSALKDSCAALKIKPDHLKALIRGAQCCMEIRSFPEAIRWCDRGLKMHPGDKKLTELRSAADKHKREAERDARKAMAKEKKEQGERQRLLSAMTERGIKLRLPKRRGSDDDDEEQGQGPALDQLTQDATGARVFLDDQGALNWPVLLLYPEHQQSDFISAFCEASCFIDHLAVMFGEELPPWDTDRKYLPQNLQLFFEDEEKEVLYQVVPDMSLLKVLQHKRFFVKAGSPSFIVLVQGSPFSKKYLSEKTLKRW